The following proteins are encoded in a genomic region of Candidatus Neomarinimicrobiota bacterium:
- a CDS encoding phosphatidylglycerophosphatase A, with translation MIPLLRAFTSVGYVGRIPGAPGTYGSLVTLPLAYFWTSTVTDNIFLTLLFIVILAGLGIAASNLVAGAMGIEDPGEIVIDEVVGQWIALLAIPNHWGYWLAAFILFRIFDIWKPWLIDKVQKYPGGWGIMLDDVCAGMLAFLLIQGTAAVL, from the coding sequence ATGATCCCTTTACTGCGGGCTTTTACCTCAGTTGGTTATGTAGGTCGGATTCCAGGGGCGCCAGGTACCTATGGATCACTTGTCACACTCCCACTGGCATATTTTTGGACCAGTACCGTAACTGATAATATTTTTCTTACTCTCTTGTTTATCGTCATCCTTGCAGGCCTGGGTATTGCAGCTTCCAATCTGGTTGCAGGAGCCATGGGAATTGAAGATCCTGGTGAGATTGTTATTGATGAGGTGGTTGGCCAGTGGATCGCTTTATTGGCGATCCCGAATCACTGGGGTTATTGGCTTGCGGCTTTTATCCTTTTTAGAATATTTGACATCTGGAAGCCATGGCTCATCGATAAAGTGCAAAAATATCCTGGGGGATGGGGCATTATGTTGGATGATGTGTGTGCTGGCATGCTGGCCTTTTTATTGATCCAGGGGACTGCAGCCGTTCTATGA
- a CDS encoding sigma-54 dependent transcriptional regulator — translation MNMYFEEHQDNNLQKRFGILGKSAGVRSMLATIEQVAPTEISVLIAGDSGSGKELVAMALHKHSRRAHKPFIIVNCGAIPAGIIESELFGHKKGSFTGAASDRKGYFQSANGGTIFLDEIGETPLETQVKLLRVLEQGEFLPVGSSTSMKVDVRIVAASNRNLEKEVEAGTFRKDLYYRLKAITINVPSLNERKEDIPILADKFAHDCAIRNQILFKGFSEGAYRAMIQHRWPGNIRELKNFIESLVILEKGGVIKTDVIYRYLNADSSPAELNPLLPVKLDRSVNQAERELILQQLFMLRREIAEMKEVIAHSLQRRPSGESSKDEYQPALEVLQGEHSQEIGDSENQLILNPQMLGNLTAAQVEKELILKSLQRFNFNKRKTAQALEMAERTLYRKIKEYGIAKES, via the coding sequence ATGAATATGTATTTTGAGGAACATCAAGACAACAACCTGCAGAAACGCTTTGGTATTCTGGGGAAATCAGCCGGTGTACGGAGTATGCTGGCAACCATTGAGCAGGTTGCACCAACTGAGATATCGGTTTTGATAGCTGGTGACAGTGGTTCTGGTAAAGAACTGGTGGCCATGGCTTTACATAAGCATAGCAGACGTGCTCACAAACCTTTCATTATCGTGAATTGCGGTGCCATACCAGCCGGCATTATCGAAAGTGAGCTATTTGGCCATAAAAAAGGTTCTTTCACTGGTGCAGCGAGTGATCGCAAGGGCTATTTCCAATCAGCAAATGGTGGTACCATATTTTTAGATGAGATCGGTGAAACCCCCCTGGAAACCCAGGTAAAATTACTGAGAGTACTGGAGCAGGGTGAATTTTTACCGGTTGGATCATCGACCAGTATGAAGGTGGATGTTCGGATAGTAGCAGCCTCAAATCGAAACCTGGAAAAGGAGGTTGAAGCAGGTACTTTTCGAAAGGATCTTTATTATCGCTTGAAAGCCATTACGATCAACGTGCCTTCGCTTAACGAACGTAAGGAGGATATTCCAATTTTGGCCGATAAGTTTGCCCATGATTGTGCCATTCGGAATCAGATATTGTTCAAAGGCTTTTCTGAAGGTGCTTATCGGGCGATGATTCAACATCGCTGGCCTGGCAATATCAGAGAATTAAAGAATTTTATCGAGAGCCTGGTCATTCTTGAAAAGGGTGGTGTGATCAAGACCGATGTGATCTACCGCTACTTGAATGCCGACTCTAGTCCCGCTGAACTAAATCCGCTATTACCGGTAAAACTTGATCGCAGCGTGAACCAGGCAGAGCGCGAGCTGATCCTGCAGCAATTATTCATGCTCAGACGTGAGATCGCAGAAATGAAGGAGGTCATTGCCCATAGCCTGCAACGGAGACCGTCTGGTGAAAGTTCAAAGGATGAGTACCAGCCGGCGCTTGAAGTATTACAGGGTGAGCACTCTCAGGAAATAGGTGATTCTGAGAATCAGCTTATTTTAAATCCTCAAATGCTGGGTAACTTGACCGCTGCTCAGGTAGAAAAAGAATTGATCCTGAAGAGTTTGCAGAGATTCAATTTTAACAAGCGTAAAACCGCCCAGGCTCTGGAAATGGCTGAACGGACACTGTATAGAAAGATCAAGGAATATGGTATTGCTAAAGAGAGTTAG
- the recR gene encoding recombination mediator RecR, which produces MKIIPDSLDRITQQFSRFPGIGKKTAQRMAFQLLEWNREDVQQLGEVIIQSNDKLQHCSICNLITEADPCPVCQDTRRDGSILCVVEDSKDVMAIEETSRFNGKYHILGGVLSPLDGVGPDQLFIKSLMDRVNAVAEIIIAMNPSVEGETTSLYLTKLLQDREIKITRLARGIPSGGDLEYIDGVTLGRALEDRHEMK; this is translated from the coding sequence ATGAAAATTATTCCAGACAGCCTGGATCGCATAACCCAGCAATTCTCGCGTTTTCCGGGAATTGGTAAAAAGACAGCGCAACGCATGGCTTTCCAACTGCTGGAATGGAATCGTGAAGATGTCCAACAACTGGGTGAAGTGATCATTCAAAGCAATGATAAACTTCAGCATTGTTCGATCTGTAATCTGATCACAGAAGCTGATCCCTGTCCGGTTTGTCAGGATACTCGCCGTGATGGATCTATTCTTTGTGTGGTCGAAGACTCCAAAGATGTTATGGCTATTGAGGAAACCAGCCGTTTTAATGGTAAATATCACATATTAGGTGGTGTTTTATCACCGCTGGATGGAGTTGGTCCCGATCAGTTGTTTATTAAAAGCCTTATGGATCGCGTGAATGCAGTAGCAGAGATTATCATTGCCATGAATCCCAGTGTGGAAGGTGAAACCACCTCCTTATACCTGACCAAGTTACTGCAGGATCGTGAGATAAAGATCACGCGACTGGCAAGAGGGATTCCCAGTGGTGGTGATCTGGAGTATATTGATGGCGTTACTTTAGGAAGAGCATTAGAAGATAGGCATGAAATGAAATGA
- the recA gene encoding recombinase RecA, translated as MSAAQNKSTDKDKAIELAVSQIERQFGAGAVMRLGEDQINKYVDAISTGALSLDAALGVGGVPRGRIIEIYGPESSGKTTLALHIVANAQKNGGYAAFVDAEHALDPKYAGQLGVDIKNLLISQPDSGEQALEITETLVRSNALDVIVIDSVAALVPRAELEGEMGDSHMGLHARLMSQALRKLTGAVSKSNTSVIFINQIREKIGVMFGSPETTTGGRALKFYATVRMDIRRIGALKDGQDNIGNRVRVKVVKNKMAPPFRETELDIMFGQGFSFEGDVLDLALKANLVQKSGSWFSYGEDRLGQGKENVKKFFIDNSDLFQKLTGEVRQFLGMDEPENDNTEA; from the coding sequence ATGAGTGCGGCTCAGAACAAATCAACTGATAAAGACAAAGCCATCGAACTGGCAGTTTCACAAATTGAACGACAATTTGGAGCTGGTGCGGTCATGCGATTGGGTGAAGATCAGATCAACAAGTATGTAGATGCCATCTCTACTGGGGCTTTGTCACTGGATGCTGCTTTGGGCGTTGGTGGTGTTCCACGGGGACGGATTATTGAGATCTACGGCCCGGAATCATCAGGGAAAACGACCCTGGCTTTGCATATCGTAGCCAATGCCCAAAAAAATGGTGGCTATGCTGCTTTTGTTGATGCAGAACATGCCCTGGATCCTAAATATGCCGGTCAATTAGGTGTGGATATTAAGAACTTACTCATTTCTCAACCAGATTCAGGTGAACAGGCTCTGGAGATCACTGAAACCCTTGTTCGCAGCAACGCGTTGGATGTAATTGTCATCGATTCTGTGGCTGCCCTTGTGCCCAGAGCCGAGCTGGAAGGCGAAATGGGTGACAGTCACATGGGTCTCCACGCCCGTCTTATGTCCCAGGCTCTGCGAAAACTGACTGGGGCAGTTTCTAAATCGAATACCTCAGTTATTTTCATCAATCAGATCCGCGAGAAGATAGGGGTCATGTTTGGGAGTCCTGAGACGACCACAGGTGGTAGAGCTCTCAAATTCTACGCAACGGTACGGATGGATATTCGTCGCATCGGTGCGCTAAAGGATGGACAAGATAATATTGGTAATCGAGTACGGGTTAAGGTCGTTAAGAATAAAATGGCCCCACCATTCCGGGAGACTGAGCTGGATATCATGTTTGGTCAGGGGTTCTCATTCGAGGGTGATGTTCTCGATCTGGCATTAAAAGCAAATCTGGTCCAGAAAAGTGGTTCCTGGTTCAGTTATGGCGAGGATCGCCTGGGACAGGGTAAAGAGAATGTGAAAAAATTCTTTATTGATAACTCTGATCTGTTCCAGAAATTAACCGGTGAGGTCCGCCAGTTCCTGGGCATGGATGAACCTGAAAATGACAACACGGAAGCATAA
- a CDS encoding competence/damage-inducible protein A, producing MTQLNAITISIGDELLSGKTIDSNNAFISQQLNQIGIPVSKKLIIGDVKEDIIAALDWGFQETDILTLTGGLGPTHDDITKMVLCEYFDVSLKMYPDLLEKMKERFARRGFKFAQINTSQAEYPENAELLHNSRGTAQGMYFKHFGKHLFVMPGVPGEMRVITTEHIIPILSKMTGAQTELMDIHTIGIPESTLYEITKPVFDEYAGSKIAYLPKQGEVSIRISFDSKPSTNSSSKLDSIYEKIKALLPQQIYGRDGDNLGSVVGGLLLKQKATVATAESCTGGLIASQITDIGGSSDYFKTGFVTYANETKMSMLDVQEQTLIDHGAVSEATVSEMLAGTLVKSGSDYAIAVSGVAGPTGGSDEKPVGTVYIGVADADNQFIRRFQFGKNRIMNKEMSAKAALNLLRLFIQGQIT from the coding sequence ATGACCCAGCTCAACGCCATTACCATCTCCATTGGAGATGAACTTCTATCTGGTAAAACCATTGATTCTAATAATGCCTTTATCTCTCAACAATTGAACCAGATCGGTATCCCGGTGAGTAAAAAGCTCATCATAGGTGATGTGAAAGAAGATATTATCGCTGCCTTGGACTGGGGATTCCAGGAAACTGATATTCTCACGCTGACAGGCGGTCTGGGTCCAACCCATGATGATATTACCAAGATGGTTCTCTGCGAATATTTTGATGTCAGCTTAAAAATGTATCCTGATCTGCTGGAAAAGATGAAGGAACGCTTTGCCAGACGAGGATTCAAATTCGCCCAGATCAACACCTCACAGGCCGAATACCCGGAAAATGCAGAATTATTGCACAATTCCAGAGGTACTGCTCAGGGAATGTATTTTAAGCACTTCGGGAAACACCTCTTTGTTATGCCTGGAGTTCCTGGTGAGATGAGAGTCATCACCACTGAGCATATCATTCCAATTTTGAGCAAAATGACCGGGGCTCAAACCGAACTTATGGATATTCACACCATCGGTATCCCAGAATCAACATTGTATGAGATCACCAAGCCTGTCTTCGATGAATATGCAGGAAGCAAGATCGCCTATTTACCAAAACAGGGCGAGGTCAGCATTCGGATCTCTTTTGATTCAAAACCCTCAACAAATAGCAGCTCGAAGCTGGATTCTATTTATGAAAAAATAAAAGCATTGCTTCCCCAGCAGATCTATGGTCGTGATGGAGATAATCTTGGTTCTGTGGTAGGAGGTCTTCTTTTAAAACAGAAGGCTACTGTGGCCACAGCAGAGTCCTGTACTGGCGGTCTGATCGCCAGTCAGATCACAGATATAGGTGGGAGCAGCGACTATTTTAAAACCGGATTTGTGACCTACGCCAATGAGACCAAGATGTCCATGTTGGATGTCCAGGAACAGACCCTCATCGATCACGGCGCGGTGAGCGAAGCAACCGTCTCAGAAATGCTGGCAGGAACGCTTGTAAAAAGTGGATCTGACTATGCCATTGCTGTATCAGGGGTGGCCGGGCCAACTGGTGGAAGCGATGAAAAGCCGGTTGGAACCGTTTACATTGGGGTTGCAGATGCAGATAACCAGTTTATCCGCAGGTTTCAATTCGGTAAGAATAGGATTATGAATAAAGAGATGAGTGCTAAAGCAGCACTAAACCTGTTGCGATTATTTATTCAAGGGCAGATCACATGA
- the uvrB gene encoding excinuclease ABC subunit UvrB: protein MAEFKLKTDYSPLGDQPEAINELVKGIQDGTPFQTLLGVTGSGKTYTVANVIQQVSKPTLIVSHNKTLAAQLYGEFKGFFPENAVEYFISYYDYYQPEAYLPVTDTFIEKDMSMNEEIDKLRLKATSALLSRRDVVVVASVSCIYGLGDPAEYKKSLVIINKGSSYNQRDIMRKLVDIYYERNDVNFMRGKFRVRGDVLEIFPAYHEYAIRIEFWGNDVTDIMTIDPLTGEVMSEDDVCVIYPARHFVTTDTHIHKALDSIEAELQEQVAIFRKSGQLLEAQRIEQRTKFDIEMLREVGHCSGIENYSRHLTGRKPGDRPFTLLDFFPDDFLLIIDESHVTLPQFRGMYNGDQSRKRTLVEYGFRLPSAMDNRPLKLPEFESLMHQVIFTTATPSDYELEKSEGVVVDQVIRPTGLLDPEIDVRSSEGQIDDLMEEINQRVDRQERVLIVTLTKRMSEDLTDYLTNYHLRVRYLHSEIDSIKRISILRDLRLGEFDVLVGINLLREGLDLPEVSLVAIIDADKEGFLRSKTSLMQIAGRAARHARGKVILYADKMTASMQYLIETTNDRRERQVAYNEAHGIVPETIYKTREEIMGITSVADAMQGKEDAIRESLKKYDTDYESGELLDLMRQDMLRAAESLDFEKAAMIRDEIKKLKLEMKR, encoded by the coding sequence ATGGCAGAATTTAAACTAAAAACTGATTATTCTCCCTTGGGAGACCAACCTGAAGCGATCAATGAGCTGGTGAAGGGGATTCAGGATGGAACTCCCTTCCAAACACTGCTGGGCGTCACCGGTAGCGGTAAAACCTATACGGTAGCCAATGTGATCCAGCAGGTCAGCAAACCAACCCTCATCGTTTCCCATAATAAAACCCTTGCAGCTCAGCTCTATGGTGAGTTCAAAGGCTTTTTTCCTGAGAATGCTGTAGAATATTTTATTTCCTACTATGACTATTATCAACCGGAAGCGTATTTGCCGGTTACCGACACATTTATTGAAAAAGATATGTCCATGAATGAGGAGATCGATAAGCTGCGACTGAAAGCCACCAGTGCTTTGCTTTCCCGCAGGGACGTGGTCGTTGTGGCTTCTGTTTCCTGTATCTATGGCTTGGGAGACCCGGCTGAATACAAAAAATCACTGGTTATCATCAACAAGGGATCCAGCTACAATCAGCGTGACATCATGCGTAAGCTGGTTGATATCTATTACGAACGCAATGATGTGAATTTCATGCGGGGTAAATTTCGAGTGAGGGGGGATGTATTGGAGATCTTTCCAGCCTATCACGAATATGCCATTCGAATCGAATTCTGGGGCAACGATGTCACCGATATCATGACCATTGATCCGCTCACCGGTGAAGTGATGTCTGAGGATGATGTCTGCGTCATCTATCCCGCCCGGCACTTTGTCACAACAGATACCCACATTCACAAGGCCCTGGACAGCATCGAAGCTGAACTTCAGGAGCAGGTAGCCATCTTTAGGAAAAGCGGACAACTCCTTGAGGCTCAACGGATTGAGCAACGCACTAAGTTTGATATTGAGATGCTGCGAGAGGTGGGACACTGTTCGGGTATTGAGAATTACAGTCGGCATCTGACCGGGCGAAAACCAGGCGATCGTCCCTTTACTCTCCTGGATTTCTTTCCAGATGATTTTCTACTGATCATCGATGAATCCCATGTAACCCTGCCACAGTTTAGAGGCATGTACAATGGGGATCAGTCTCGCAAACGAACTCTGGTGGAGTATGGCTTCAGGCTGCCTTCGGCCATGGATAACCGGCCTCTGAAACTGCCTGAATTCGAATCTCTCATGCATCAGGTTATCTTTACTACCGCCACTCCCTCTGACTATGAACTGGAGAAATCTGAAGGTGTTGTTGTTGATCAGGTCATTCGACCCACTGGTTTGTTGGATCCAGAGATCGACGTGCGTTCCAGCGAAGGCCAGATAGATGATCTCATGGAAGAAATCAATCAGCGGGTTGACCGGCAGGAGCGGGTATTGATCGTGACCCTCACCAAGCGCATGTCGGAAGATCTGACAGACTATCTCACGAATTACCACTTACGGGTGCGCTATCTGCATTCAGAGATCGATAGTATCAAGCGGATCTCCATTCTCCGTGATCTGCGACTTGGTGAATTTGATGTCTTGGTGGGTATAAACCTGCTTAGAGAAGGACTGGATTTACCGGAGGTCTCACTGGTCGCCATCATCGATGCTGATAAGGAAGGCTTTCTCAGAAGCAAAACATCCTTGATGCAGATCGCTGGTCGTGCTGCCCGACATGCCCGGGGGAAAGTTATCCTCTATGCCGATAAAATGACAGCCAGCATGCAGTATCTCATTGAGACCACTAATGATAGACGCGAACGACAAGTCGCCTACAATGAAGCCCATGGCATTGTCCCCGAAACTATTTATAAGACCAGAGAAGAGATCATGGGGATCACCAGTGTGGCGGATGCCATGCAGGGGAAAGAGGATGCAATTCGCGAAAGTCTGAAGAAATATGACACTGATTATGAATCCGGTGAGCTGCTGGATCTCATGCGTCAGGATATGCTTCGAGCAGCAGAGAGCCTGGACTTTGAAAAGGCTGCCATGATCAGAGATGAGATCAAAAAACTTAAGCTTGAGATGAAACGCTAA
- a CDS encoding SLC13 family permease produces MNSKIVPMPETQTLLFFMILFISLIAFIREWFPIEVTSLLVLAALLLSGLVDKNEAIAGFSNKAVITIGAMFVLSHAFTKTGFIRVFTVWLEENGRGRNWAVTSLFLLAVSIFSAFINNTATVAILIPVATELSHRLKVSVSKIMIPLSYAAIVGGTCTVIGTSTNLIVNDIATDAGFYIGVFELSKLGVILVAVTTAYILLAQRWILPSRVPVSGLTQKYHMGTYLTEVKLTEESPLVDKKFLELNLGATYELTVLEIIRGVKHITTNLRNIILKPDDIMLVQCSVDKLQQFRSEQKVLLLTDVKMNDSELANNENILVEAMVSPNSRLAGASLMEIDFRRRYGLFVLAVRHYREIVRKKIGHIKLRQFDTLLIFGSRTRMSALNTDPNFIMLDELDCTLHKIKYWWLAVSIIPIVVGLAALNIMSIMEASLLGAIVVMATGIVPAQEAYKSINWSVIFLIAALIPLGAAMQTIGLADRIGGLITSASGNFGDIGLIAILFFVTMIMTSFLSHTATAIIMTPLAIESAGILGLSTMPFIMTIMFAASLSFMTPNGYQTNTMVFTPGNYRYMDFMKAGIPLHIILGIVGVILIPIIWPL; encoded by the coding sequence TTGAATTCTAAAATAGTGCCTATGCCAGAGACCCAGACGCTATTGTTCTTCATGATCCTCTTTATTTCTTTGATCGCTTTCATCAGGGAGTGGTTTCCTATTGAAGTCACTTCTTTGCTGGTCTTGGCCGCCCTGCTGCTTAGCGGGTTGGTTGATAAGAATGAAGCCATCGCCGGTTTCTCAAATAAAGCCGTGATTACCATTGGGGCAATGTTCGTTCTCAGCCATGCTTTCACCAAAACCGGCTTTATTCGAGTGTTTACTGTCTGGCTCGAAGAGAATGGACGGGGTCGTAACTGGGCGGTGACCTCCCTCTTTTTACTGGCAGTCAGCATTTTCTCGGCATTTATCAACAATACAGCTACCGTGGCTATCCTGATACCAGTCGCAACTGAACTTTCGCATCGCTTGAAGGTCAGTGTATCCAAGATCATGATTCCCCTATCATACGCTGCCATTGTAGGTGGCACTTGTACTGTTATTGGAACTTCCACGAACCTGATTGTAAATGATATCGCTACAGATGCCGGCTTCTATATTGGTGTTTTTGAATTGAGTAAACTGGGAGTGATCCTGGTGGCAGTTACGACGGCTTATATTCTCCTTGCCCAGCGCTGGATCCTGCCATCCCGAGTACCGGTTTCCGGTCTAACGCAGAAGTATCACATGGGAACCTACCTTACTGAAGTCAAACTCACCGAAGAATCTCCTCTGGTTGACAAAAAATTCTTGGAGTTGAATCTCGGGGCAACCTATGAACTCACCGTGTTGGAAATAATTCGAGGTGTTAAGCATATCACTACCAATTTGCGAAATATCATACTCAAACCTGATGACATCATGCTGGTTCAATGCTCCGTTGATAAACTTCAGCAGTTTCGATCTGAACAAAAAGTACTGCTGCTAACCGATGTCAAAATGAACGATAGCGAACTGGCTAACAATGAGAACATCCTGGTAGAGGCCATGGTATCACCTAATTCACGTCTGGCTGGTGCATCCCTCATGGAAATTGATTTTCGTCGTCGTTATGGCCTGTTCGTACTGGCAGTTCGCCATTACCGTGAGATCGTCAGAAAAAAGATCGGTCACATCAAATTAAGACAATTCGATACCCTGCTGATTTTCGGATCCCGGACCCGCATGTCTGCCTTGAATACTGATCCAAATTTCATCATGTTGGACGAACTTGACTGCACGCTGCACAAAATCAAATACTGGTGGCTTGCTGTTTCGATCATTCCCATCGTGGTGGGTCTAGCTGCTTTAAATATTATGTCCATTATGGAGGCCAGTCTGTTGGGTGCTATTGTGGTAATGGCCACTGGGATCGTCCCTGCTCAAGAAGCCTACAAATCTATCAACTGGTCTGTTATCTTCCTGATCGCCGCTTTAATCCCCCTGGGGGCTGCCATGCAAACCATTGGATTGGCTGATCGAATCGGTGGGTTGATAACCTCAGCTAGTGGCAATTTTGGTGATATAGGTCTGATTGCCATTCTCTTTTTTGTGACCATGATCATGACCTCTTTCCTATCTCACACAGCCACAGCCATCATCATGACCCCATTAGCCATCGAATCCGCCGGAATACTGGGCTTGTCTACCATGCCTTTCATCATGACCATCATGTTTGCCGCCTCCCTGTCCTTTATGACCCCAAATGGCTATCAGACCAACACCATGGTATTTACTCCTGGTAACTATCGGTATATGGATTTCATGAAGGCCGGTATTCCACTGCACATCATTCTGGGGATCGTAGGTGTGATCCTGATACCCATTATCTGGCCGTTGTAG
- the thpR gene encoding RNA 2',3'-cyclic phosphodiesterase, whose product MNPIRTFLALPLPRELRGYLFTLADQIKDPQDQINWVKRANIHITLNFLGDTNPELIEEQARGLEALVGSFSAIDIGITDTGIFPHANDPRVLWVGSAPYDDTLISFKNRLNDHLKQLGYPIDYRKFQPHITLGRVKTISRKSTFIHDFLAEEVREIDFEIRELKWVKSTLTAAGAIYEEIQTFKFNTGDQR is encoded by the coding sequence ATGAACCCGATTCGCACATTTCTGGCTTTGCCGCTGCCCAGGGAATTACGAGGCTATTTATTTACACTTGCGGATCAGATCAAAGATCCCCAGGATCAGATCAACTGGGTCAAGCGAGCCAATATTCACATTACCTTGAACTTCCTGGGTGATACGAATCCAGAGTTGATCGAGGAACAAGCTCGGGGACTTGAAGCATTGGTTGGCTCATTTTCAGCTATCGACATTGGAATAACAGATACCGGGATTTTCCCGCACGCCAATGACCCGCGGGTACTCTGGGTTGGTTCCGCGCCCTATGATGATACTCTGATATCCTTTAAAAACAGACTGAATGATCATTTGAAACAACTTGGATATCCTATTGATTATCGCAAGTTTCAACCCCATATTACGCTCGGTCGCGTTAAAACAATCTCACGCAAAAGTACATTTATTCATGACTTCCTAGCAGAAGAAGTCCGTGAAATAGATTTCGAGATCCGGGAGTTGAAGTGGGTTAAGAGCACTTTGACTGCTGCAGGTGCGATCTATGAGGAAATACAAACTTTTAAATTTAACACGGGAGACCAGAGATGA
- the pgsA gene encoding CDP-diacylglycerol--glycerol-3-phosphate 3-phosphatidyltransferase: MIQNIPNILTIFRIVVTPLIVWFLIGFDGFTIHLVAVFLFLIASLTDYFDGMLARKLQVVSEFGKFMDPLADKILVNSTFIALNIIGIMPIWITAVVILRDMAVTLLRWGMLANGASMNTSQLAKVKTTFQYISMYVGLVFILMGHFEVLDSLVSWLEEWFVTGTIFIITGLVTAYTGFDYLWINKKFLRSLFKENG, from the coding sequence ATGATACAAAATATACCAAATATCCTGACCATTTTTCGCATAGTCGTCACCCCATTAATTGTATGGTTTCTCATCGGATTTGATGGGTTCACTATTCATCTGGTGGCCGTGTTCCTGTTCCTTATCGCCTCGCTTACAGATTATTTTGACGGTATGCTGGCTCGCAAACTACAAGTAGTGAGCGAATTCGGTAAGTTTATGGATCCCCTGGCTGATAAGATTCTGGTAAACAGCACTTTCATTGCATTGAATATTATTGGTATCATGCCGATCTGGATCACTGCCGTGGTAATCTTGCGAGATATGGCGGTCACTTTGTTGCGCTGGGGCATGTTAGCCAATGGTGCGTCCATGAACACCAGCCAATTGGCGAAAGTTAAAACTACATTTCAGTATATTTCCATGTATGTGGGTCTGGTATTCATTCTCATGGGGCATTTTGAGGTGCTGGATAGTTTAGTGTCCTGGTTGGAAGAATGGTTTGTTACAGGGACTATCTTTATCATAACTGGACTGGTTACAGCCTATACTGGATTTGATTACCTTTGGATCAACAAGAAATTCCTCAGGTCCCTCTTCAAGGAAAATGGATGA
- a CDS encoding RecX family transcriptional regulator, whose amino-acid sequence MSRITAITQQKKLQHRFNLFVDGKFEIGVDGSLVIKYDLKTGDPYTAELQHNLENDDRVELAYTGLLNFIAYRERCEFEVMQWLFKKGYSDLEDDLVKRLKDKNYLNDSRFARLFIRDRVKLKGWGPNRLRNELFSKRIGKNIIEDELEIIRQDYDFDQMAAEQIQRKVKYLTHPTFKDKKRLWTFLQRRGFESSSITLALSQIEFTDDI is encoded by the coding sequence ATGTCTAGAATCACCGCAATCACCCAACAAAAAAAACTGCAACACCGTTTCAATCTGTTTGTCGATGGCAAATTCGAGATCGGTGTTGATGGTTCTCTGGTTATCAAATATGACCTGAAGACCGGTGACCCTTACACCGCTGAATTGCAGCATAATCTTGAGAATGATGACCGAGTGGAGCTGGCCTATACCGGGCTGTTGAATTTCATCGCATACCGGGAACGCTGTGAGTTTGAAGTTATGCAATGGTTATTCAAAAAAGGTTATTCAGATCTTGAAGATGACCTGGTCAAGCGCCTTAAGGATAAAAATTATCTCAACGATTCCAGGTTTGCCCGGCTCTTTATCCGTGATCGGGTAAAATTGAAAGGTTGGGGTCCAAACCGTTTGCGGAATGAATTATTTTCCAAAAGAATTGGTAAAAATATCATTGAGGATGAGCTTGAGATCATTCGCCAGGACTATGATTTTGATCAAATGGCTGCCGAGCAGATCCAGCGAAAAGTGAAATATCTAACGCATCCAACATTCAAGGATAAAAAACGCCTATGGACTTTCCTGCAACGCAGGGGTTTCGAAAGTTCTTCCATCACTTTGGCTCTGTCTCAGATTGAATTTACTGACGACATTTAA